TTCACCATGAACGCCATGGTCCTCTCTGGCCACTGCACCAGGCGCCTGGTTCGCCGGCGCCTACTTCAGCACTAAGTCCCAGGGACAGCTCCGGCTGCGCGCTCGCGCCCCACGCTTTGCGCGCTGGTCCCTACCTTCCCAAACCCCTCCTCACGGGGGCCGGGAGGGGGGCATGCACGGGGCTGAGAAGCCTGGACCACGTGCCTGCTCCTCACTCCCGCCTTTCCCACGTGCCTCCTTTAGCGCCAGCCAGGCTCTGCTGGCTACTGCTGACAGCTGATTAGGGCTCGCGGTGGTGGGGTCGCGTCCCTGGGAAAAGGGGCTGCGGTTATGTGTGCCTTGATCCCTGCCTTCTACCTTCCAATTCCCTCTATTTCTGGGTCATCGGGAACCAGAACTTCAGCTTGGAAAGCCCAGTAGCAGCAAGGGCCAAATAACCCCAGCCTTCCGTCCCATTCCATCCTCCTTCCACCCCCACCTCCATTCTGCTGACCCTAGCAGCTACCTCAAAACGCTCAAGGCTGGGCAGAGGGGAGGCCTCAAGAGCATGAGCAGGAATCCCAGTTATATGGTTCGGTGAGTTTTCACTCAGTTCCTCTGTCACGTGTCTGCCCTGCTGTCCATGGAGCCTCAGGGAGTGGGGAAGGGGAAGTGTTGTTTGGGGGTACTGAAAAGATGAGCCAGAAGGAGCCCAGGCACCTCTCCTTGTGCTTGCTGAGTTTAGTAGGAAGAAAATTTTGCACAGTTCTCTCCCTTCGCTTCAGTAGTCCAGAGGGAAGGGCTCTGGGGGTATCTAGCCCTTGGCCTCCTTGCCTTCTGGGACGCTACCTACCCAGAGAAGGTGGAAGCTATCAGAGACTATGTGAGGCTGGAAGGTAAATGAGGCTATCGTCACAGCAAGAGGAAAATCACTTTTAATATGGACTTGCCAAAAACTAGGATGTAGACACTCAGGAAGGATACTGGCCAAATCTTTTATCCCCCACTTTCCCAGTAAGACGTGGCTTTGAGTTGGGTCAGGCTTGCATGCTGGGGGAGACAGGCTGTCTCCTCAGAGCCCCGAGTGTCCTAGGGATGGGTAGTGCAGGCTCTAGAGGAAGGCTTCCTGTGGACAGGTACTTTTGAAGCCTCTTGTCCAGCTCCTGCCTGCTGCCAGAGAGAAAAGGTTACTTGAGTCTCCCTTCTGAGACCAAGACTCATACTTGCCTCCCAGTGCTCAGTATCCCACAGCCAGCCACACTCTGGACTATCTATAGCTCCCTTGACATGCCATATAAATTCACATCTCATCCTGACATTTGAAGTCTTCCTGGACGGCTTAATGCCAAGGTGAAGTCCTTAGGCACACgttcccttctttttctgttttagacGAGATCTCACTCTTGAACCCAGACTGGTCCAGATTTCAGCATccctctgcttcagccttctaAATGTTGAGATTAAGGGCATTCACTTTTAATCCAGAATGCCCAGATTTCTTGCCCAGTCTTATAAATTGGTCCTGCCCTCTATTTCAATAGTACTcaattgctttctttttctttctcctaaaGATGTTTTTTCCATCCTCCATGCCTTTTCTGATGCTGTTCCCTCTGCATCAATGCCTTACTTATCTTGTCAGGCTGAAAAACTTAGTCACGTTAAGGACCCAAATCAAATATTCTTTCCAGGTCAATTCCTTGATCGCCTTCTACCCTCAACCCGGCCTCAAAGATGAATCAGTTGCTTTTCCCCAAGTCTCCAAGCTTCCAGCCACCATAGCACTGGCAACATAAGGTCTGACTATTAGTTTTCAGATACTTGCTCTAAAGTGGGTTCTGTGGGGCAGGACTAGATGGGACTGGAGCTTGAGTAGGTGTCTGTCCTTAGTAAATGATGTGTCCCTGGTCTAGGTTCTGCTCCCAGCCCTCTGGTGAACTGGATAGCACCTGTCTGAGCTTCAGGGTCCCCAATTCAAGTCAACCATTGTAGATGTGCAAGTTCAACAAAACCAATTGATACAGGTGGTATGGGAAGTCGTGCCCGTGGGAAGGCCCACCTGAAGTTCATGTAGCAGAAGAAGCCTATGGTCTGGATGAGGAGGAAGAATAGGAAGATGCTGGTCCGAAGACATGTGGAAGTTCCAAGGTGCCAGCCAGATTGGCGGGGGGCCTTGGCTGTCATCTTCTGAAAGGGAAAATTATGAGGCCCTACCTCAGCTTCTAACCCATTAGAGGAGAGGGGACCTGGAATCCATGCCTTGCATGGTCCCTATTTATCTCCCTCAGGCTTGGGCTATCCTGGCTGTCATCTAAGAACATGGAAATAGGGTAGTGTCCAAAGTTGTGCTCTGCAAGCTTGTATGGCTCCACCTGTGGGAATAGCTCAGAAGATATTGGTCCTGGAATCATCAACGGACTAAAGTCTTAAGAGataagagagaaggaggagaggatggTAAATGTGAGGGCAAGGACAAGAACAAGGAGGGACAGGGACCCGGGAAGATTGGCAGCACCACTGAATCTGAGTGGTCCCTGGCATGGTCTACTCCACTTCCCTTCTGGTCATCAAGAGGTGTTGATCAAGATGTCTCTGGGTAGTGCTGAGTGGCAGGAGTTCCTCCTAAGCAGGAGGGTGAATAGAAGAGACCTGTGTCCCTTCGTGCCCTGTGTAGGCACACAAAGGTGGATACAGCTGTGCCTGTCGGGGGTCCTGGACGAATGCAGCAAAGCTACAGAAGTGTTGGGAAAGGCTAGTAGAGACCAGACCTCAAGAATGAGCCCTACCCACCACTTCTTACCACCAGATCCCTGAGGTCCTTCTGCaggaggctgaggatctggtCCAACTCAAAAAAATGATGCTTAGTCCCCACAGGCAGGTAAGAGACCTGGGCTCCTGAAGCCATCTGGGCAGCTGTTTCCCTGGTGGTGTGATGGGGCGTGGACATCAAGAAAGATGACCCATTACTCTTTTTGGTTGTACCCAAATTACCTAATATTTCCCCATAATCCCCCAGGGTCAGCACATGATAAAAAATAGATATGCATAGACTCCTGTCTTTGGGGTCGGTCTTTTTACTCTAAAACTTCTCCCTGGAACCTGAGACAACTTTAGCACATACAAAGATGTCTCTAAAAGCGTCTTGTCTACGTTCCAGGCTCCCTAGACTCTGCCTTTCATCTCTAGCCCAGAGGAATTAACGCCCCAGGCATCTAGATGGAGgggatctccccacccccgaactCTATGGGAAGCTCCACAGGCTGGGTGAGCCAGAGTGAGATCCTGGGACACTGGAGGCAGAATGGGCTCAGACCACTTCCTTAAAAGAGCCTGATCTTGGCTGTGCTTCCTCCAAGAACCTCTATTAAATACATTCCCtcaagggctgaggagatggttcaaaGGCTAAGAGTGCTTGTTTTGCAAGCACAAGGACTTCATACTCCCAGTACACACGGAAAAAGCCAGGTTTGGCTGTAAGTGCCTGTAGCCCCAGAAATAGGGAGCAGGAATTTCTGGCAGAGGCAGGATAACAGAGGaccctttctttcccctctcaGTCCCCCTCCTCACTCTATTCCTTACCTCATCTTTTGCAGGGCCTGGATCAGAGTCTGCTGTCCATAGAGCAGTGTGCTGACCTTGGCAGTGTTCTACAGGAAGGCCAGCTCTTAGTGTCCAGAGTCccctctcctcagagttcaccTTCCCCACAGATACTTCATTCTTCTTCCAGAAGCCTTATCAGAGGGCCATGATTCCCCTCTTTTTGGACACACTGAATCCCCCTGGCACTTGTCCACCTGGACTTCTGGAGGACCCTCCTTCCACACCAAGCTGGGATGTTTCTTCCAAAAGGGCCCCCTAGGCTTTCCACAAATCCTTCTCCTGTTAAAAAGTATCCCTGGCCCcacagggaggcagaagaagcCTGATCCAATCCTCTCTGTGCCTTTCTCTTAGGCTGTGATCCAAGCTGAGGGCCAGAACAGGTTTAAAATCCAGTACAGGGGTCCATGTCTGGCAGAGTGACCTGGATAGGGAGCTGACCCTTCTGAGGGTGAGTGGAATCAGGCAGGAGGGGTTCAGGGCCTAAAGATAGGATCAGAAACAACTGCAGTGTCGGCCTCTCCACTCCGTTTTGCTCCAACAGCCTAGCCTAAGCTGTAGTGGGCTGAGGACAAAAGCTTAAAAGCCTTGGGCGGCAGAGCCTAAAGCCTGCAAGAGCGGCTGTCCCTGTCTGCCCACTAGCCAGCATGTTGGCTGGGTTTAGTTTTCACTCCTCAAGTTGGAGTGTGTCCTAGGGAACGACACCTGGGGGAGGAGCCAGGGTGGCAGCCGAGAGGAAATGAGGATTCTGGTGCAACTGAGCTTTTAGGCAAGTCTTATGCAAATCACATGTGAAGCCACATGCAAATTAGCGCCTAGTCTATTTCTGCCATTTGTCTATAGACAAGATTCCAGATACCTGGCATCTCTTCTCTGCAGCCCAGGGCAATTGCTATGTGGTAATGTCCTTTTATATACTACCCTGCTTGTCCTGTAACCTGTCCTCCTTTCCCCCAAGCTTGGGTGACCTTAGCTCTAGACTGTCACTATTCTTTTAAGCCCTCAGGTGGGATCTAGGGTGGTCCAGAATCACTCACCCAGCCTCCCTCAGGTCGGACTTGGACTGTAGACCCCAGATGCTGTTTCCACTGCTTCTCAGCCTGGTCCAACTGCCTGGAGAGAGCCTGGAGGGCCTGCAGGATCTGGCTTTGTCTGCCCAGTGTCTCCTCCAAGTCAAAGAACCTTTCCCCTGGGGATTGGGGCAGAGCCAAATGGAAggctgtggggggaggggcagtagATTGTGTTTTGGAGTGGAGCATGAGGATGTGTGGATTCTTCTTCTAAGAAAAGGGGCTTGGAAAAGGGGTCCAGGAAGCAGGGTGAGCAACAGAAAAGCACTTGCCAGGAAAGCCGCCACAGAAATGCTGTGGTgtacaccacacaccacacacacacacacacacacacattgaaaaagaaaatgtgcctGAGGGTGGGGGTGTCAGGTGGGAATAGGTCAGAATATTCATCCCAGGTTCTGCTTCGATACAGCCTCCTTGGGTCTCCGCTTCTCCATGGGCTAATGGACTCTGGTTGGAGGAACAGGGTCCTGTGGCCCTACAATGTGCTGTGGCCCTACCTGCCTGCTCCCTGGGTCTTACCTTCTTCCTGGGCTTTGGAGCTCAGCGGTGGAATGCTATCCTCTCTAATGCCCAGGGCCAACCTTGCCTGCAGTCCTTCCAGCTTCCTGGCCAGGCGGAGCTGCTCCTTCTCCATGAATGGCTGGGGGCCTGCCtggaagaggaagacaaaaagTCAAACCCAAATGCGTGGGAGTACTGTGAGGGGCAGCCTCCCCTCAGGGCGTCTGGGAGCCCACAATCTTCCTCCACATACTCACTGGGACCGAGGAGGAACCCACAGTTCAACCACAAGGCCCCCACAGAGCCCTGCAGCTTGTAGACTTATGAGCGCTGTGTTTATCACATCCTCACAAACTTCTCTGTGAGCTCCGGACTTTGGACATTTTAAGCCTTTAGGTATGGTGCTCCTTTAAGCTCGCCTCCTGCAGgcacccttctctctcctcttggcTGGGTCAGACCCTTCCTTAGtgctccttctccctcctcccttaccccCCACCACTACTGCCCTGGGCctttttggtcttgttttgtaGTCACTGAGACAATGTTCTAAGTGTGAGGCCCTGGCCTGGCTCTCACAGAAATCCTCCCGCCTCtgtcctcctgagtgctgggattaaaatgtgTTCCACCGGAGAAGCTTAGAGGATACACGCTGGCCTTTACACCGCCCATCCCAAGGCCTGATTTGACAGCTAGCTGGTGAGAACTAGCATGGCAGGTCTGAGGATGCCCTGCTGTGAGTGAAGGCATCTGAGGAGAGCAGGGTCTCTGGGCTACCTCTCCCAGGCAGAAATGACTGCCATTACCTCTGGACCTGGTTCCCTCAAACTGAAGGTCAGGAAGGACAGGACATCATGGTCATCTGGAAGAGAGACAGATGAAGGGGAGATATGGAGGGTTTTTACCCATTCATCCAGACTCTACTGTTTGCAGGAAAACAAGAGGCTTGTATGACTCTGGGCAACTCTGACCTTTGTCTCACTTATTTCATTGAAGGTCAAATACACAAGTGTGTGGGATGTGAGGGCTGAACCGCATACAGCCGGAGTGGGGCCCAAGGGCCACGCAGGAggccacaggacacagcagagAGCTGCTACTGCAGTCACAAGCACACGGTGGCTGCTTCCCCAGCATGGCTGTAGCCATCCTCTCTCCTGGAAACCTTCCATGATGCCCCAGGACCCAGAGCCTAAAAACTAGAGGCCCGGCTCTCACAGACTCACATCCTCTGGTTGCAGCCTGCTTTTCAGCCGTAGGACCCTCCAGGGGCTCTCCACTGCAAGACATCCACTCCCTGACTGCAGCTTGCGCTGTCCCTCCCTTTACCAGCCTACAGCACCCAGGAAAGTGAATTTATGGCTATTGATACTGGACTATAAGAATTCCTATGTGTCATCTCATCTGAGCCCccctcctctttttattttttgagacagggtctcacgtagcccaggctgacctttgaATTTGCTATATAGCAGAGGATAGCTTGAACGTTCCCCcccctacctctacctcccaagtgttgtgattacaggcatgtgccgccacaGCTGGGTCCTGCATGCTGTTTGAGGTCTCACTAACAGAGCTCACACCCACAGTGTCCCTTTGAGACATTCCGTAGCTCTTCAAGGCCAATGTGACCTTCTGACGGAGAAGCCAGAGAGGGAATGTGACCAGCCCAGGCCACTTGGTGAGAAGATGGTTGACACCATACAAAGGCGTTTTAGAAGCTGTAATAAGGCTTTTCCGCCATCAGACACAGCCCTCTGCTTACCTACCTGGTAAGGTCCTCACCTGCTAAGGTGCTGGTGGCCGCTGAGACCCCAAAGAAGCCTCCAGGGGCTAAAAGCAGGGGCTCCACATCAGCACAGACCTCTTCAGGGTCATTGGGGGTAAGGCCTCCACTCAAGGACACCTGAGGGGCACGGGGGCAGTGAGCTCCTGTCTTTGCCTGGTCCCAGAAGAAGGGGCTGTCCCCTATTCAGATTCACTGGCTCCCTAGACCTGAGGTAAGCTAGAAACTACAGGGCTTGGGTCAGAATGGCATAAAAGTGACATAGATGCTGGTCTCACCCAAGCCTTGTATGTTCTGGGAGTGTTAAGATTCTTTGTATTGGTGGAGGACCAGGGACCTCACATGGGTGTGAAGACCAGTGTGTGACAGACAGTCACAGGCATGGGGCTGTTAGAACACTGGGCACTCCCCAAACTGCAGCGCTACATCCCACTAGAGGCTCCCACGGGAACAGCAGGGGTGACTCACTCGCAGCCTCTGCTTCCAGTAGGTGATCCGAGCTCGGAAGGGGTATGGCCAGTTCCTGAAGTCTCGGTGACAGGAGCCTAGTTCCTGGACACTTCCATCCCTATGGATGCTTAGAATGCAGCCAGGCCACATGAGACCCAGGGACTGGCCAAAGGACAATCCAGGGAACAACTTTGTCCAAGCCTGGAGTGTCACTGTCCCCATTGAGTGACCCGGCCTGGGACAAGCCCCTATTGTCTATCTTGAGCCTCTCTTGGTATAGTTTGCTTCCTTGGCAGGAGAAGGTGGAAAGAGCAGAAGCCCAGGCAACCATGGGATTTCCAATCTCTATCCCTCATCTCACCTCCTAATCTCActgtccctccatccctctctttcccttaaATTCCAAGGCCTGTCCCTTTCTCATTCTGCAAAGGCCTAGACTGTTTGAGGCAGACACTAAGGGCCCTGTCCTAAAAGCCAAGGGCAATGTGGCCAGTTCAGTTTTTCCCCAGAGAGGCTTAGCAAGCTCAGGGACTTAGGAGATTGTTGAACCCGAGGTGCTCTGGCCCATAGGTGCACAGCATGGGACCTAGGCTGTCACCTTCAGCCAAGAGTTGGGCAGCAGAGAATAGGGAGGCGCCATATTCAAGGCTGCGTAACCTTGGGCAACCTCTCCCACCTTCCCAAAGCCCAGAATTGTTGTCTTTAAAATGAGGATAATAATTGCAACTACCTCATTACAGTTTTACAAGGGTTCCCAAGGCAATGTCAAATGCCTGGGCACTGTGCCTGCTATACAGTCAGCCCAACTCCATAAATGTCATTTAGCAATTATCCTAATTGTGATGGGCTGAGGGATGTTTGCTGAGACACACTGGCAAACCAGTCCAGCCACTTATGGCAGCCAgtgggggaggagcaggaggcCACCTCATCTGAGAGAAAGGGACAACAGTGCAGCTAGTGCCGGACCCTCCCTCGGCACCGCTCTGTAGCCATTCTGGTCAATCAGCCTTTCTGGGTCTCAGTGTCCCCATGTAGCATGCTTAATGAGGGTCTCTGGAGTGAGACCTTGCTCATGGCAGTTCCAGCCTCTGTCACTTCACCTGGGTCTCAAGAGCTGGAGACAGATGAGGCCATCACCCTGAAAAGCAAGCATGCTCTGGCCTGGTTGCTGAGGCATAGCTCAGACCAGTGAGAAAAAGTCCCAGGAGTCAGTGGAGCTCAGAATGAGAGATCAGCAAAGGTGGCGGGTTTAGGAGGGGTGAATTCTCTAGGGAAGGAAGTACAGGTGATTGCTAGGCCCAAGCTCAGTTCCCTCAAGCCCTTACCCAAACTGCTCCTGGAGGTCCTGCCCATCACTGGCCAGTACTCGGATGGCAGGGCCATTCTGCATAGAAGGTGACAACCAGCCTGAGCCTCGAAGCACAATAAGAAGTGAAGA
This is a stretch of genomic DNA from Meriones unguiculatus strain TT.TT164.6M chromosome 1, Bangor_MerUng_6.1, whole genome shotgun sequence. It encodes these proteins:
- the Lman1l gene encoding protein ERGIC-53-like isoform X2 → MLGTGGPSPSLCLLFPLLAMYSAERSHPPPQRRFEYKLSFKGPRLAVPGVGIPFWSHHGDAIPGLEEVRLVPSMKNRSGAVWSKISVSFPAWEVEMQMRVTGPRRLGAQGMDMWYTQQRGQVGSVLEGLTSWDGIRIAFDSSASDVQNGPAIRVLASDGQDLQEQFGDGSVQELGSCHRDFRNWPYPFRARITYWKQRLRVSLSGGLTPNDPEEVCADVEPLLLAPGGFFGVSAATSTLADDHDVLSFLTFSLREPGPEAGPQPFMEKEQLRLARKLEGLQARLALGIREDSIPPLSSKAQEEGERFFDLEETLGRQSQILQALQALSRQLDQAEKQWKQHLGSTVQVRPEGGWNTAKVSTLLYGQQTLIQALQKMRETAAQMASGAQVSYLPVGTKHHFFELDQILSLLQKDLRDLVKMTAKAPRQSGWHLGTSTCLRTSIFLFFLLIQTIGFFCYMNFSRQELDKRLQKYLSTGSLPLEPALPIPRTLGALRRQPVSPSMQA
- the Lman1l gene encoding protein ERGIC-53-like isoform X1; protein product: MLGTGGPSPSLCLLFPLLAMYSAERSHPPPQRRFEYKLSFKGPRLAVPGVGIPFWSHHGDAIPGLEEVRLVPSMKNRSGAVWSKISVSFPAWEVEMQMRVTGPRRLGAQGMDMWYTQQRGQVGSVLEGLTSWDGIRIAFDSSASDVQNGPAIRVLASDGQDLQEQFGDGSVQELGSCHRDFRNWPYPFRARITYWKQRLRVSLSGGLTPNDPEEVCADVEPLLLAPGGFFGVSAATSTLADDHDVLSFLTFSLREPGPEAGPQPFMEKEQLRLARKLEGLQARLALGIREDSIPPLSSKAQEEGERFFDLEETLGRQSQILQALQALSRQLDQAEKQWKQHLGSTVQVRPEGGWNTAKVSTLLYGQQTLIQALQKMRETAAQMASGAQVSYLPVGTKHHFFELDQILSLLQKDLRDLVKMTAKAPRQSGWHLGTSTCLRTSIFLFFLLIQTIGFFCYMNFRQELDKRLQKYLSTGSLPLEPALPIPRTLGALRRQPVSPSMQA